In one window of Mercurialis annua linkage group LG4, ddMerAnnu1.2, whole genome shotgun sequence DNA:
- the LOC126676650 gene encoding isocitrate dehydrogenase [NADP] — protein MAFEKIKVANPIVEMDGDEMTRVFWKSIKDKLIFPFLDLDIKYYDLGLPYRDATDDKVTIESAEATLKYNVAIKCATITPDEARVKEFNLKQMWRSPNGTIRNILNGTVFREPIICKNVPRLVPGWTKPICIGRHAFGDQYRATDAVIKGAGKLKLVFVPEGKDEKTELEIFDFKGAGGVALAMYNTDESIRSFADASMNVAYEKKWPLYLSTKNTILKKYDGRFKDIFEEVYEASWKAKYEAAGIWYEHRLIDDMVAYAVKSEGGYVWACKNYDGDVQSDFLAQGFGSLGLMTSVLVCPDGKTIEAEAAHGTVTRHYRVHQKGGETSTNSIASIFAWSRGLAHRAKLDDNAKLLDFTEKLEAACIGVVESGKMTKDLALLIHGSKVTREQYLNTEEFIDAVAAELTSKLSKA, from the exons ATGGCTTTTGAGAAGATCAAGGTTGCCAACCCCATCGTTGAGATGGATG GAGATGAAATGACTCGGGTTTTCTGGAAATCAATCAAGGACAAG CTTATCTTCCCCTTTTTGGACCTAGACATAAAGTACTATGACCTCGGCCTTCCTTATCGTGATGCCACTGATGACAAAGTTACAATTGAAAGTGCGGAGGCTACTCTTAA GTACAATGTAGCAATCAAGTGTGCGACAATAACACCAG ATGAAGCTCGTGTGAAGGAGTTTAACTTGAAGCAGATGTGGAGGAGTCCAAATGGGACAATCAGGAATATTTTAAATG GCACTGTTTTCAGAGAACCAATTATTTGCAAGAACGTTCCCCGGCTCGTCCCAG GTTGGACAAAGCCAATTTGCATCGGGAGACATGCTTTTGGTGATCAGTACCGAGCAACTGATGCAGTTATTAAAGGAGCTGGCAAACTCAAATTGGTGTTTG TGCCTGAAGGAAAAGATGAGAAGACAGAGTTAGAGATCTTTGACTTTAAAGGTGCTGGGGGAGTGGCGCTGGCTATGTACAACACTGATGAG TCCATCCGTTCTTTCGCTGATGCTTCTATGAACGTTGCATATGAGAAGAAATGGCCTCTTTATCTTAGCACAAAAAATACCATCCTTAAGAAGTACGATGGAAG ATTCAAGGACATTTTTGAGGAAGTCTATGAAGCCAGCTGGAAAGCAAAGTATGAGGCTGCAGGAATTTG GTATGAACACCGGCTCATTGATGACATGGTGGCTTATGCTGTCAAGAGTGAAGGTGGTTACGTTTGGGCTTGCAAGAACTATGATGGAGATGTGCAGAGTGATTTCTTAGCTCAAG GTTTTGGGTCACTTGGATTGATGACATCTGTTCTG GTTTGCCCAGATGGTAAGACTATTGAAGCAGAGGCAGCTCATGGTACAGTTACTCGACACTACAGGGTTCATCAGAAAGGTGGTGAGACCAGCACAAACAGTATAGCTTCCATCTTTGCTTGGTCGCGAGGTCTTGCACACAG GGCCAAGTTGGATGACAATGCCAAACTCTTGGATTTCACTGAGAAGCTTGAAGCAGCTTGTATTGGCGTGGTGGAGTCTGGAAAGATGACTAAGGACCTTGCATTGCTTATTCATGGATCCAA GGTTACGCGAGAACAGTATCTCAATACTGAAGAGTTCATTGATGCTGTTGCAGCAGAGCTGACATCAAAACTCAGCAAAGCATGA